In Populus alba chromosome 4, ASM523922v2, whole genome shotgun sequence, the genomic window TCAGCAAACTTGCTTTCTTTAAATAAGAGGTGTGCTTCCCTCGGCTATCCCCAAGAATTCAGTCACTGCTGAGTATACGAGGTAGGGCTAAAGTTTTCTGTGAATGGAGGTAAAATCTCGTATACCTTGTGATGGAACTGGTTGATCTCTGATGCGAGATAAAAGAATGGAAACCTGCTCGGTTGCAATATCCAGTCTCTCCTTCGACTTGGCAGATTCAGTTATGAGACTTGATACCATGTTCTGCAATAACTGAATTCTTTCACCATGATCATTGGAACTGTGAAGAAGCTTTGCACTAGATGTGTTAATCCGACGCCAACGCAAAGGAAGGTACCTTTCTGGGATCTGAAAACAGTTTCCTGTGGAAAGAACTCGAAGGGCATGTCGACAAAGAATTCCAGAGAACTCAAACTGATTGCAGCTGCAACTGATAATTTCTTCCCTAGGAACCCAATATACTTTCCGGCCTCCCTCAAGTTTGGTGTGGTGTCTCACATGAAAACCATCCTCCATCTGGTATGATGCGTAGTGGGCAGCCAAAACAAGTTGTTCTTGGAGCTTCGAGAAGGCATAAGGAGTAAGGACTGTGGCTGCATGGGATTCCATAGGCGCCCCAGTTTTTAAACTTATGTTTTGCAGATTCTGCTGCATTGTTTGCTGTTCAGCCGCTTGATCTTTAAAATCTACAGCTACAGCAACCTGCTTGTGCAGAGATGAGTCAAGAACATAGAAAAGCTTTTCCACAAAAACTACAGTGGGATTTCCGCTACACCAATGGTTATAGTGGCAGAAAGTTTCAATGTATCATAAACAATAACTGGAATCACAAAGTGGAGTTTCTAAACCAACAGGAAATCCAAGGGAAATTCTAAGTACATATAGAAACCATCATTTTTGGCAAGAAAGATCAATATCCAAATAAGTGTACATTCACAAGTCAAACAACTTCAATAGCACATGATCATGAAGATTACAAGTTTCGAATTTCTAAGATGGAAGACCAGCCCAGCCCAGCTGGACTAACTGTATGATTTCATTGATTTATCAAGTGTAAGAAATGATCATGATACTGTGTTAAAATTGGAAACCTAAACAAACTAGGGGAAATAAACTTGAATGTCCCTTTTGATCATTGCTTTCGCAAGCTGCATGTTTCTtttcaacatcaacaaaaaaaaaaatatcctttctCTCTCAAGGAAACTATTTTTACATGGACAAACATCACCCTCGCATGACATCTCAAGCAAAACAAATTGACAAGATGGCTGATTCCAACAGTTAAAAAAACCTATCATAGAATTGGGCATGTCATCTACTTGGATAAATGATAGATAGATCAAATCACAGCACTGGATTGTTCCACAAAAACTCCTTAGAAAGATAAAGGAGCCcttttgtaattataataatagtttgCTTTTCAGGACGTCTATAGGTAAAAATCATTGCTCATGTCCTGATatagcaaaaaatataaattaaatctgATGTGTGAAGATATTAGATCCCACATGTGTATTCTGCCTCAAGTACGAGCAGTCCAAGGGCCAAAACATAGCTATTGAATCAGGCATGTAACTTGTAACATACCTGTTCCACAAAGTGTGCAAGCCGAGTTTGAGCACTCAGAAACCTTTGGATGAAAGCgttaattgattttgaatgaCCAGCTGCAGTCATTCCGGCGAAGAAATGGCTTCTCAAGTATGGAAGAGCCCAAAGATTGCGTAAGGCATGCAAGTTGGCAACGTGCCTGTTTGTATGCAGCCCAAAAATATTGACCATGTTCCTCCAACCCTGTTCAAAGTCCTCAATTGACTCCAAATTATAGAGTCGATAGAACTCTGCTTTCCAATCATTATAACGTTCCCCCAAAACAGCATTAAACCAGGATGGAAACTTCGCCACAATCATCCATATGCAAAgtgcatgtttcgttgaaggcaTCTCCTTAGCTATTGCGTCTTTCAGGCACATATTCTGGTCAGTTAATATTGTTTGTGGGGCCTTTCCATTCATGAATCCTAAGAATGCCTTTTGACATAAAGATTACAGAAACAAAAAATGTCAATTTGGGACCAATAAAAGCTCTTTGAGAAAGAAAACATGTGCCTTTGATTGTGTGTGTGACCACGAATCATTGACAATAGTGAAGCCATAGTTATATCATTCAGGGAAGATATAATTGCAGAAACCAGACTAGTTGGCAAATGACACATATCAAGAAGCTCAACAGGATTTACTGGAAAATCTGACGAGCATGTGTTAGTGAATGTCTGGCATGCCCCTAACATTCAAAAATGAGTCAAAAGGATAAGAAAATAGAACCTTAATTTATGTGCCCAATCTGTATTTGTGAATGCTACAATAACCTCATTGGCCAGTTATTTCAAATGCCTCATCAACTATCCCTTGCCAAACATCCAACTAGTATTGCTATTTAGAATCTATATTCCT contains:
- the LOC118031115 gene encoding protein FAR1-RELATED SEQUENCE 11, translating into MMSEEAGQMLVVYDDPSDQRSLSLDDTSSAEESPDETRLSLETPNDAIPYIGQRFSTHDEGYEFYSEFAKRCGFSIRRHRTEGKDGVGKGLTRRYFVCHRAGNTPVKTSNENKPQRNRKSSRCGCQAYMRISKVTELGAPEWRVTGFDNHHNHELLEPNQVRFLPAYRTISDTDKSRILMFAKTGISVQQMMRLMELEKCVEPGYLPFTEKDVRNLLQSFRKLDPEDESVDLLRMCRNIKEKDPNFKFEYTLDSDNRLENIAWSYASSVQSYEIFGDAVVFDTTHRLTAFDLPLGIWVGMNNYGMPCFFGCVISREENLRSLSWALKAFLGFMNGKAPQTILTDQNMCLKDAIAKEMPSTKHALCIWMIVAKFPSWFNAVLGERYNDWKAEFYRLYNLESIEDFEQGWRNMVNIFGLHTNRHVANLHALRNLWALPYLRSHFFAGMTAAGHSKSINAFIQRFLSAQTRLAHFVEQVAVAVDFKDQAAEQQTMQQNLQNISLKTGAPMESHAATVLTPYAFSKLQEQLVLAAHYASYQMEDGFHVRHHTKLEGGRKVYWVPREEIISCSCNQFEFSGILCRHALRVLSTGNCFQIPERYLPLRWRRINTSSAKLLHSSNDHGERIQLLQNMVSSLITESAKSKERLDIATEQVSILLSRIRDQPVPSQGIRDFTSIHRKL